From a region of the Vanrija pseudolonga chromosome 2, complete sequence genome:
- the RIM20 gene encoding pH-response regulator protein palA/RIM20, producing the protein MASNFLAVPSKTAHSVPNSSQQLLQYISQHFRDAHPEAFKQDVQTLVNMRRDFVEPKAETHPEIVKGLMRYNAQLAFIVTKFPSDMGIAFSYNLPFPPPYSITPDTPISLPSITFERASVLFNIAAVYASLATQERRAEIEGIKRALGYLSSSAGVLNHLIMTILPTLKSEVSSPQAAGYDMTESFLTTIREFVLAEAQECFWQQAKLQGSYKNTIIAKLSMKVSDYYKSSLAASTGMDIPSQSYFPDSWINHIAIKQLHFEAAAQFRMSQEDLDKGRYGDEIARLRVAEGLAKKGLAIGQRGIADSVLSELKNLQAAVKSGLERAVRENDLVYMSPIPPASQLAPIAGISMVKIQTPPEIAEPISWLMGPNSGMVPLFSALVPYGVHLALSIYDDRKDTLIRDLDSKREELDGLAASTMQSLNLPGSLQALEKPVGLPPSLLKKAEEVDAAGGADKIRGLLMEVNRLAKSNAKLLSEAMDILDQEAHETEQLIERQPQLAETRPPSHIANQQLIGMAGQYDATIKQAASSDATVRGKWEEWRNMIEILSGGEDIIADHVPSTTSTGAGFTPLPSSVRPLRASVEELDDRIANRAALVTEARHIAEHDDVRGDVLQEASRLASGGTGDVRPEAFEGIFEKAISKYDKIRDDMDAEPAAQDQLLEQIRTQNDAFLAERKTDPRVKEREQRLQDMDMAYWKWREIVDNIDQGIKFYTSLGDMLHQFKDQCSQFLNSRRVDIGQLSSQFQNVTFAEPPAPSPPLAQQTYSPPAQHYSNPTSPFAAPQTLPHSSPSPPAAAPAPSFSLPHPNSSAWQASDAFLPPPPPPPILRSGGVQTQPRVAPAPPAPAVDSPRRVTRSAARQAPIGDPDRNPYKKGSRGGGEGVI; encoded by the exons ATG GCGTCAAACTTCCTCGCCGTGCCGAGCAAAACAGCGCACTCGGTCCCAAACTCCTCTCAGCAGCTCCTCCAGTACATCTCACAGCACTTCCGCGACGCCCACCCGGAGGCATTCAAGCAAGATGTTCAGACCTTGGTCAACATGCGCAGGGACTTTGTCGAGCCCAAGGCTGAGACGCACCCCGAGATCGTCAAGGGCTTGATGAG GTACAATGCTCAGCTTGCGTTCATTGTGACCAAGTTCCCTTCAGAC ATGGGAATCGCCTTCTCGTACAACCTTCCCTTCCCACCCCCGTACTCCATCACGCCAGACACCCCCATCTCCCTCCCGTCCATCACGTTTgagcgcgcgagcgtccTCTTCAACATTGCAGCGGTGTATGCCTCGCTCGCAACGCAGGAGCGCAGGGCCGAGATCGAGGGTATCAAGCGGGCATTGGGGTACTTGAGC TCTTCTGCAGGCGTGCTCAACCACCTCATCATGACCATCTTGCCGACCCTCAAGTCAGAGGTCTCTTCCCCTCAGGCAGCAGGATATGACATGACCGAGTCGTTCTTGACCACCATCCGCGAGTttgtgctcgccgaggcgcaggagTGTTTCTGGCAGCAGGCCAAGCTTC AGGGATCATACAAGAACACCATCATTGCCAAGCTGTCAATGAAGGTGTCTGACTACTACAagtcgtcgctggcggcgtcgaccggTATGGACATCCCTTCTCAGTCATACTTCCCCGAC TCTTGGATCAATCATATCGCTATCAAGCAGCTCCACTTCGAGGCTGCAGCCCAGTTCCGCATGAGTCAGGAGGACCTCGACAAGGGCCGGTATGGTGACGAGATTGCCCGCCTGCGCGTGGCAGAGGGCCTGGCGAAGAAGGGCCTCGCCATCGGCCAGAGGGGTATTGCCGATTCCGTGCTCTCAGAGCTGAAG AATCTCCAAGCAGCGGTCAAGTCTGGCCTCGAGCGTGCTGTTCGCGAGAATGACCTCGTGTACATGTCGCCGATTCCTCCAGCTTCTCAGCTCGCGCCCATTGCTGGCATCTCCATGGTCAAGATCCAGACACCACCGGAGATTGCCGAGCCTATTTCATGGCTTATGGGTCCCAACTCTGGAATGGTGCCTCTGTTCAGCGCCTTGGTTCCCTACGGCGTCCACCTCGCTCTCAGCATCTACGACGACCGCAAGGATACTCTTATCCGCGATCTGGATagcaagcgcgaggagcttgacgGCTTAGCAGCCAG CACAATGCAGTCTCTCAACCTGCCCGGATCTCTGCAGGCGTTGGAGAAGCCCGTCGGCTTGCCTCCATCGCTACTTAAGAAGGCGGAGGAAGTCGATGCTGCTGGTGGCGCCGACAAGATTCGTGGCCTCCTTATGGAAGTGAACCGACTCGCCAAGTCCAATGCCAAGCTTCTCTCCGAAGCGATGGACATTCTCGACCAGGAGGCTCACGAGACTGAGCAGCTGATCGAGCGCCAGCCGCAGCTTGCTGAGACTCGCCCCCCTTCCCACATTGCCAACCAGCAACTGATTGGCATGGCTGGGCAGTACGACGCTACGATcaagcaggcagccagcagTGACGCCACTGTGCGCGGCAAGTGGGAGGAGTGGCGCAACATGATCGAGATCTTGTCTGGAGGCGAG GACATCATTGCCGACCATGTtccgtcgacgacgtccacTGGCGCCGGCTTCACTCCTCTACCATCCTCAGTTCGCCCCTTGCGTGCATctgtcgaggagcttgatGACAGGATAGCGAACCGTGCTGCTTTGGTCACAGAGGCTCGACACATTGCCGAACATGACGACGTCCGTGGCGACGTTCTGCAGGAAGCTTCGCGCCTGGCGTCGGGTGGCACTGGCGACGTCCGTCCAGAGGCTTTCGAGGGTATCTTTGAGAAGGCCATTTCCAAGTACGACAAGATCCGTGACGACATGGATGCCGAGCCGGCTGCCCAGGACCAGCTGCTGGAGCAGATCAGG ACCCAGAACGACGCTTTCCTCGCTGAGCGCAAGACCGACCCCCGTGTCAAGGAGCGCGAACAGCGCCTCCAGGACATGGACATGGCGTACTGGAAGTGGCGCGAGATTGTCGACAACATTGACCAGGGCATCAAGTTCTACACATCTCTCGGGGACATGCTGCACCAGTTCAAGGACCAGTGCTCCCAGTTCCTCAACTCCCGGCGCGTGGACATTGG CCAACTCTCGTCGCAGTTCCAGAATGTGACATTTGCTGAGCCTCCGGCACCCTCTCCTCCGCTGGCGCAGCAGACGTACTCTCCCCCAGCGCAGCACTACTCGAACCCCACGTCGCCCTTCGCCGCTCCGCAGACGCTCCCGCactcatcgccgtcgccgcccgccgctgccccagcACCATCTTTCTCTCTGCCTCACCCTAATTCGTCGGCGTGGCAGGCGAGCgacgccttcctcccccctcctccgccgcctcccatTCTGCGCTCGGGCGGAGTGCAGACTCAGCCTCGCGTCGCGCCTGCAcctcccgcccccgcagTCGACAGCCCGCGACGCGTAAcccgcagcgcggcgaggcaggcTCCGATCGGCGACCCGGACCGTAACCCATACAAGAAGGggtcgcgcggcggtggtgaagGCGTCATCTAA
- the mug154 gene encoding Meiotically up-regulated protein encodes MSQSPLAPARGRKSLSAFARPPSQLSRSHSTRDLEESPEPPSPSPLTPSKAANREKRRDSAVFDRRESSRRESNVFDRRESNIFATPKQRDTSPARYKSTGVGGDSTPTQGLPTGLLHTPTRTPARLIHSPFAYTPPTSLSRSSTIPFDMAGNARAAKKAEVEARLRAEADAMPKQPKQRLVRRKSLFKRAFESPMNLIDAAIFNIPTSVEEILPPARFANPIALFLGTVHWLLLAPLSSGRTEEATILRSTPYNRVDDRWGRYDEEKPARRGLAGARLAATVTVLLFALSVANAAWLFTRFRTYDMQLRSGNDPVPSPNASPIPSPTKAGVPAEEKEEHVAERDDAPRNETFTAKCARIALRSLVIFLKWSYHALLSTFGFRQPATSARGGNNDRIQSLRVWDPPDFCLAFFCALPPSTPIIAYLLTTLHPFITPLLSVATAFLLSHLAASFAQLVKDRMLLSAEVMREYDRRFVYKRVFASMVDRGVGTTSDRGLLGYVLDNQE; translated from the exons ATGTCGCAGTCGCCAttggcgccagcgcgcggacGCAAGTCGCTGTCGGCGTTTGCGCGCCCGCCATCCCAGCTCTCGAGGTCGCACTCGACGCGGGATCTCGAGGAGAGCCCAGAACCACCATCACCTTccccgctcacgccgtcCAAGGCTGCGAACCGCGAGAAGCGGCGCGACAGCGCCGTCTTTGACCGCCGCGAGAGCAGTCGGCGCGAGAGCAACGTGTTTGATCGCCGTGAGAGCAACATATTCGCCACCCCCAAGCAGCGTGACACGTCGCCTGCGAGATACAAGAGcactggcgtcggcggcgactcgaCCCCCACACAGGGCTTACCCACCGGCTTACTCCACACACCCACGCGCACACCTGCACGCCTTATCCACTCGCCATTCGCCTACACCCCGCCAACGTCGCTTAGCAGGAGCTCCACCATCCCTTTCGATATGGCGGGTAACGCTCGTGCCGCGAAGAAGGCTGAGGTGGAGGCTCggctccgcgccgaggcggacgccaTGCCTAAGCAGCCCAAGCAGCGTCTTGTGCGCCGCAAGTCGCTGTTTAAACG TGCTTTTGAATCGCCCATGAATCTGATCGACGCCGCAATCTTCAACATCCCCACTAGCGTCGAGGAGATTCTTCCTCCCGCCAGATTCGCCAACCCTATCGCCTTGTTCCTCGGAACGGTGCACTGGCTGCTTCTTGCTCCTCTGTCAAGCGGCCGCACAGAGGAAGCCACAATTCttcgctcgacgccgtacAACCGCGTCGATGATCGCTGGGGACGttacgacgaggagaagccCGCACGCCGTGGTCTTGCTGGAGCCCGTCTC GCTGCGACTGTCACCGTCCTCTTGTTCGCTCTGTCTGTCGCCAACGCTGCCTGGCTTTTCACCAGGTTCAGGACATATGACATGCAGCTCCGCTCG GGAAACGACCCCGTTCCATCGCCCAATGCTTCGCCAATCCCTTCCCCCACAAAGGCTGGTGtccccgccgaggagaaggaggagcaTGTAGCTGAAAGGGACGACGCGCCTCGCAATGAGACCTTCACTGCAAAGTGTGCCCGCATTGCGCTCCGCTCACTCGTCATCTTCCTCAAGTGGTCCTA CCACGCTCTGCTTTCTACGTTCGGCTTCCGCCAGCCCGCGACCAGTGCGAGAGGCGGCAACAACGACCGCATTCAGTCCCTGCGCGTCTGGGATCCGCCTGACTTCTGCCTCGCCTTTTTCTG CGCCCTTCCTCCATCTACCCCTATCATTGCGTacctcctcaccaccctTCACCCCTTCATCACCCCCCTCCTCAGCGTCGCAACGGCGTTCCTCCTCTCGCACCTCGCGGCCTCATTCGCCCAGTTAGTCAAGGACCGCATGCTCCTGTCCGCCGAGGTCATGCGCGAGTACGACCGCCGCTTCGTCTACAAACGCGTCTTTGCCTCCATGGTCGACCGTGGTGTCGGCACTACCAGCGACCGTGGGTTACTGGGCTATGTCCTGGACAATCAGGAGTAG
- the SPBC19G7.04 gene encoding HMG box-containing protein: protein MAEAAVVMAKPAPRKVSFSSTLPLGLAPMTAVSTTSTASPPPPPPAQGPSTPRTGSKPRFQRSPYVGLANGAGTESESDATSDVFAPSPSPATPPARLFRSPLRARATNVHGDDVFGDSNAWTVPRSPRADESEDDLLPPRDGESPSPSPRKSASVMERVLNVAETPLPRLDFSRAAATPLTARRAFAPKSISASVSPAPEIRLGRKISLNNLGSSVSLSSVVSASANSSLGGFDEWDEDEAEEVDLAVGIFRPEEDSFAVDGHYGFDASRDSFDHTPDLGVPEVAVEEETDRSLSIPSTPTRISSVTDGLLAITPKDELASPRDEASDQYFSPIDILASPLAVPSPGGSIQILSPSPHRPLAAPSVPTTPSREALGYNSDESDEWRPRTRPLSTKKRIVFDSDDDEAGPAVFAVEDSPELVKRVVVDDSDDEVPRPRPRGLKGRTPAALHFLEESEDDDDEEEGEDYEEEDTAGSLADFIVEDDGEDLEFVVDDSDEGDFGDEPAFDDEDDELDDTDDEEFHDAPVSPIKRPPIKRPGPSIIDLVDTSDEEDLPAPRFRNLSISSPRLRTQASLATAKSKRAWEVQRAQIAQDVFDDLDAAVFEGRLGAGGANAKLEWGSRILRSAGNARMSRSRVNGETVTSYKITLADKVLTEEGQIRSTVAHEMCHLACWVISNEFKNPHGRIFKSWGRKVERARRDITVDTKHNYTIAYKYEWQCSEPTCGKIYGRHSKSIDESRHRCSLCRSTLRPLFDNKSKATTPFQAYLKANMANAKSAFGNAPHGDVMRALSERWKSAGPDADHVAYWTSLAA from the exons ATGGCAGAGGCAGCAGTAGTCATGGCAAAGCCAGCACCGCGCAAGGTATCCTTCAGCTCGACGCTGCCTTTGGGCCTGGCACCCATGACGGCCGTGTCAACAACATCAACagcgtcaccaccaccaccaccacccgcacAGGGGCCAAGCACGCCGCGGACGGGCAGCAAGCCGCGCTTCCAGCGCTCGCCGTACGTCGGGCTCGCGAACGGCGCGGGCACCGAGTCGGAGTCAGACGCCACGAGCGACGTGTTCGcgccctcgccttcgcctgcaaccccgcccgcgcgcttgttccgctcgccgctccgcgcgcgcgccacaaACGTGCACGGAGACGACGTGTTTGGGGACAGTAACGCGTGGACTGTCCCCCGCAGTCCTAGggccgacgagagcgaggacgacctcctccccccgcgcgacggcgagagcccgtccccctccccgcgGAAGAGTGCGTCGGTGATGGAACGTGTGCTGAACGTAGCAGAAACGCCGCTCCCAAGGCTTGATTTcagccgcgccgctgcgacGCCGTTgactgcgcgccgcgcgttcGCGCCCAAGTccatctcggcgagcgtgtccCCCGCGCCGGAGATCCGGCTCGGCCGCAAGATCAGCTTGAATAACCTCGGCTCGAGcgtgagcttgagctcggtggtcagcgcgagcgccaacTCGTCCCTTGGCGGCTTTGACGAgtgggacgaggacgaggccgaggaggtcgacctTGCAGTCGGGAT CTTCAGGCCTGAGGAGGACAGCTttgccgtcgacggccacTACGGCTTCGACGCAAGCCGCGACAGCTTCGACCACACgcccgacctcggcgtgccgGAGGTCGCTGTCGAAGAGGAAACCGACCGCTCCCTCTCCATCCCGAGCACGCCAACGCGGATCAGCAGCGTCACGGACGGCCTGCTGGCCATCACGCCgaaggacgagctcgcgagCCCCCGCGACGAAGCGAGCGACCAGTACTTTTCGCCGATCGACATCCTCGCCTCCCCGCTTGCCGTCCCGTCGCCGGGCGGCTCGATCCAGATcctctcgccgtcgcctcaTCGGCCActggccgcgccgtccgtgcctaccacgccgagccgcgaggcgctgggGTACAACTcggacgagagcgacgagtgGCGCCCGCGCACGCGGCCGCTGTCGACCAAGAAGCGCATCGTgttcgactcggacgacgacgaggctggGCCAGCAGTGTTTGCCGTTGAGGActcgcccgagctcgtcaagcgcGTCGTGGTTGATGatagcgacgacgaggtgcccaggccgaggccaagagGGCTGAAGGGCCGCACGCCGGCAGCGCTGCATTTCTTGGAGGAGTcggaggatgacgacgacgaagaggaaggcgaggatTATGAGGAAGAGGACACCGCCGGCTCCTTGGCGGATTTcatcgtcgaggacgacggcgaggacctcgagtTTGTGGttgacgactcggacgagggcgactttggcgacgagccagcgttcgatgacgaggatgacgagtTGGACGACACGGATGACGAGGAATTCCACGATGCGCCAGTGTCACCGATCAAGCGGCCACCAATTAAGCGCCCCGGGCCAAGTATCATCGACTTGGTAGACACCTCGGACGAGGAAGacttgcccgcgccgcggtTCAGGAACCTCTCGATCTCGTCCCCGCGCCTAAGGACGCAGGCATCACTCGCGACCGCAAAGTCCAAGCGCGCATGGGAGGTCCAGCGCGCACAGATCGCACAGGACGTgtttgacgacctcgacgcggcggtctTCGAGGGCCGcctgggcgcgggcggcgccaacgccaagctcgagtgGGGGAGCCGTATCCTCCGCTCTGCGGGCAACGCGCGCATGTCGAG ATCACGAGTCAACGGCGAGACCGTAACGAGCTACAAGATCACGCTGGCGGACAAGGTGCTGACAGAGGAGG gCCAAATCCGCTCCACTGTCGCCCACGAGATGTGCCACCTCGCGTGCTGGGTCATCTCGAACGAGTTCAAGAACCCCCACGGGCGGATCTTCAAGTCGTGGGGGCGCAAGGTTgagcgcgcgaggcgggacATCACGGTGGAC ACAAAACACAACTACACCATTGCGTACAAGTACGAGTGGCAGTGCTCCGAGCCGACGTGCGGCAAGATCTACGGCCGTCACTCCAAGTCGATCGACGAGAGCAGGCACCGCTGCAGCCTGTGCCGCAGCACCCTGAGGCCACTGTTCGATAACAAGAGCAAGGCCACCACGCCCTTCCAGGCATACTTGAAGGCCAATATGGCCAACGCAAAGTCCGCGTTCGGCAACGCGCCACACGGCGACGTGATGCGCGCCCTCTCTGAACGGTGGAAGTCTGCCGGGCCCGACGCCGATCACGTCGCTTACTGGACTTCGCTGGCTGCATGA